Part of the Falco cherrug isolate bFalChe1 chromosome 1, bFalChe1.pri, whole genome shotgun sequence genome, GATCACAGAATCCCAGACTGgtgggggctggaagggacctctggagaccactTAGTCCAAACCCTACTGCAGCAGGTTCTCCTCCAGCAGGCTGCAAAGAGtcacgtccaggtgggttttgaacatctccagaggagactgcacagcctctctgggcagctaGCGCAGGAGGCACAAGCAAAACACAGTATCCACGGAGATGAAGTTACAGTGCCAAATCATCCTGCTCCAAGAAGAAAGTCCCCAATACTTTTGagtttcaaacagaaaatgataCTGTAACCAACTTCTTCTGGTGACCATCCTCGGGCCAGGTCTGCATGGAAGGTGGCGTCACGGGGAAGTGACAGTGTCACACCAAACAGGAGGGGCTAGGGCTACCTTGGCCAGTGGGTCTGGTCTTGCTCTTGGCTTCAGCAGTCTCAGAGATGCGGTTGGTGAAGGTGACGCTCACCCCGCTGAAATGCTGCCACATCTCGTTGGCCATCACCATCAGCAGGTTCCTGATGTCCTGCAGCTTGGCAGAGGCCGCCTGTTCACactgggaggggaggaggttGTTGTCCGTGAACATGGTCCGTGACTCTGGCACCGAGATCCTGGTGAGGGAAGGGACAGGCCCCTGGTGAgcccgtgctgctgctggctgtgggcaggcaCGGaccctgccagggagcagcgTGGATTAAACATAGATCAAACCTGTGTTCTTAATTTGACCACATGGAAAGTGAGATATCTGGACACCATTTGTTTAAGAATACTTATCAAAAAATTCCACGTCCATGAAGACAACTGTGATACTTATGAAAGCTCAGACAAAAAAACAATTATCCCagaaaaacaggtattttaatCAGACCTCATGTTTACGTGTTTGAGGCATTTAAGTGCTTCCCAGCTTCACAACAGCGCGCAGATTGCGGTCGATTCACTTTGCTCATAACTTGCTCAGTTTCACACTAAACTGAACGAGCATTAGATGATACTCGATTCCCTGTCTGTGCATACAGGATGAAGTTCACGCCTGTGCAGTAGTCCAGAACAAGGTCAACAAAAGACTTAAATACCACATAAGCTCCATTTAAAACATGCTGATCCTCGGCACATTTTACCCCCCTCTGAATTTTAGCGTCAATCCTTTGCAATTCATTTGCCTGTCTAAATATGTCTGAGCTCTGCTGTGAATAATTAtcaaaacattagaaaaattGAATCAATCTATGCCCCTCCATAAACCACACGTGCCTGTGCGAGCAGCAGATTTATTCCCTCAGCCCTTTGCCACTTGGGGCATATCTCTGCGAGTGCTGGTTTAGGTCCCCATTCATTTACTGCAGAGCCAAAGCCGAATTCCTGGCACCCAAAAGCAGCTGAACTCTATCCCGGGACCATGCTCTCTATTTCTTTATCTTCTATGTCATGTCGGCTCCCTGCCAGGCCCTCTCCATGCAGGGGTGAACCCCCCCCGACCTTACGTCAATGAAGAGCGCTCAGGCAAGCACTGacacatctttgaaaatatGCATAAACTTAATGAGCTGTGCAGAGGTGCTGGACTGAATTCATTTCCAGGCTGATCTCTGAACCCTGATATAATGTTTAATTAGGTGGGACTCGTTTTTACCCGTTGGATGTTCAGCATCCAGCTGAAAGCAGAGTGGTGTTCTCCCTTTATGGTGAAAAACGGCCCCTCCGAGGTGGGTGTCTCTGGGTGGGATGGATGTGATGCCCTTATAGTGGGCTGAGGAAAACCAGTTCTCTGCCGGGGAGAGGCACCACACATCCCGGGGACAGCCCAGCACTCGCGGGCTGCCTGGCATGCGCTCACGTGGCGtcagcctgctccagccctgggcagcagccgATGCCATCGGAGGTGTTCCTCAGGTGGTGGCACTTGCTGTCGATGCGGTGGGCCATCCGCTTGTTGGCCAGGTCCCTCTCCAGCTCATGCTGGGCCACCCAGTTGGACCTTCAACACACAAACAACAGCCATGGGTGGGGATGTTTGGGTGGGAACTCTACCCTCCCCATCCCGCTTCCCTGCAACTCCCACAGCTACGTGCTCCCATGAGCATCACTGCCCACTTCCCAGGGAGCCTGCACAGGTTTTACACCTGTGGCATGTGGGTAGATGTCGGGGGTCACCTGGGGGTTTCAATTACTGCTGTCAATGCacacctgccctgcagcaggagataAGGAGTTCCCCCTTACatgagctgggctgctgcctcATCCAGGCACCTCTGCATCCTCTCCTGGCAGGACCCGATGACGCCGACTTCCTGGGCGAAGGCAAAGCGTGACCCCATCAGCGTCCGTGCTCGATCCTCCTGGTCACACTCATCCCCTCGGGTCCCTCCAGCCTTGCACACAGCAAGAACGTGCCTGCCTGTCTTTCTGCCCAAAGCAAACAGGCAGGGAGTGGAGAaagtgccccccagccccagcacactCGCTTGTGCAGCTGAGCCCGCCCGCAGTGACCGGGAGGGGCCGGGAAGCTGCTGTGGCCGCGGCCTCTGAATTTACTTTCGGGGTGGATTGGCAAGTGTTTTTTCATCTTGACATCAATGTCAAGTGTTTAGTTCCACTACATCGAGACAGGGACAGATCCTGACCTAATACGAACAGGCATAGTGGTTCCCCGGACCAGCAGCGCTTCACATCCCCATCCCCAATGACTACTTGCCCTTTTGGCTCCCAaaattttttcctccccatgaGAAATCCCATCCATATCGGACAAGAGGAGATGCACTTCACTTTGGTGTAAATCCCCAGCTATTTCTGAGAAACCCCCAGCTCCACCAGAGGAAGGCATGTGCTGCTCTCAGCTCACGGACTGCGGCACGAACCTATTGCGCTCGTaaagccccagctgctggagccaggtGATTCCTGCTCCAAACCCAGGAATTTTTAAGCCCTCCTGTCTGCAGGTGCCAGCTGAAAAAGCACAGCCCAAACATGTCCCAGACACTTAAAATCCAAAATGCCATTACGGAGATATCAGCTTTGATTATTTTCCTAAAATCTCATGACCtttaaattaatcctttaatttttcagggCCTGActcataagaaaataaaaaaatcttctaacGGAGCAGTGGCTTCACAGTCCCAGGGGCTTCAATGTCCTTCCCAGTTCCGCGATGCCTTTGCACGATTGTACTTCGCTGTACCCCGCGTTCGCATCTCATCTTCTGTGCCAGCTCTCATcgtgtttgctttttattcataATTCAAAGCAGACTATATAAAGACAGGCAGGAGTGCACATTTTATGATTTCTCTAAAATACATTGCTGAAGGGTATGGAGCACCAGGCTGATGGGGAGCtcaggggggagctgggggggttcagcctggagaggcgGCACCTCTGGGGGGCCCTgatggctccctacagctgcctggcagggggtgtgtaggcagggggggtcagTCTCTCctccaagtaacaagcaacagaacaagaggaaacagcctcaagttgtgccaggggaggtttagactggatagtaggaaaaatgtcttcatcaaaagggtggtcaagccctggaacaggctgcccagggaggtggttgagtcaccatccctggaggtacttaaaAGCTGCGTAGACGTGGCACTTAGGGAAATGGTTTcgtggtggacttggcagtgcttggttaatggttggacttgatgatcttaaaagtcttttccaacctaaacgactCTGTGATTCTAAGCACACACGGCGgcggccctgctgcagccatgctgctctgagcaaagcagagctggggggagaGGTAATATCTTTTATCAGACCAACTCATAGAGTTGGGAAAACCAAACAAGCTGTCAGGCACTCGCTGCTTTCTCCATacctgtgtgtgcatatgtgtgtaaTACATATAGATACGTGTCTGTGACATAGATACATACAGGACCTGTTCTGCAGGGCTCCGGAAGGCAGGAAAGGATCACAGACTCCTTGAAGAGGGACAGAGGACCCCGATATACTACAGACACAGAGAGCTGGTTGTCACCTAGTCCTTCCTCTGTAAGGGTAAGTCTTACTCCCACTGTGTGGGGGAACGCCGCCCCCCGGCCCAACAGGGTTTGGGGGTGGGAAGAGTTTATACCTCAGCAGCACTAAGGAGCCAGTGAGGGAACAGGGCTGAAAAACCTGTTTAGGGAGGTTTAGGTAAAAATAACTTCATACACAATCTGTGTTGCCAAACTTACTGTGAAGAGCCGTTTCTCCACATCGTCATGGACTAGGTCGATGCCCATCCTCTTCTCCTGGTGACACACGCACTCCTGAGTGACCTGTTGGGGACACGCCatcactgctggctgctggggcagggctccCTACAGGGATGCTCCCTCTGCCAAgtaatgtaagaaaagaaattataggTGGTCACAGAGATGACAGCGCAGGAGAAaagtgcccagggcagctggttTAGCTGACAAcgagcagctgagctgcaacATCAGCATTAAATCAACATGAGGGAGCACACGTGTCCGTGGTGCAACCGCAGCTGAATGCAGGGACCTGTGTCAGGCTTGACGCTGACCTTGCCAGAGCCTCGTAGTAAGGCATGGGCTTTTGTCTCCCAAACCGTGATTTTGGATATACCgctttataaaaatatttggttaAGCAAATACTGTTCCGATGCGCTCAGCATGCGCTGATCGGGGATGCAGCAGATGGCAAGGGATTTGTTTATCGCTAACTTAATTAATGGCCTCTTAATAAAAACTTTCTAGATGTTACAGAGCTGTAATGAAACTTCATCAGACGTTTGAAAGGCTGCAGATGCTCCAGCAGGAGGCTACAGCCTGCAGCCCACTGGACAGGGCGTACCCGGAGAGGGgtctccatcccagccagggcTCTCTCCAGTCAGTTCTTCATGTCTGTGAGGGCACTGCTTGCCCCAGCCACCTCTTCCAGCTCACGGCACAGTTCTGACTTCCAAAATCCTGTATCAGCGGCATGTTCTCCCTGAGTTTTGGTGCTTtattcttggggttttttgtttgctgaaatTTACCCTGTATCACGCGGGAGGTTTCAACTCTCAGATGCTCCACGTCGTGCCGGGAAGCCTCTGACTGTTCATAGTTGGTCAGGTTGGAGCTGTACCAGTCATCGGGAGTGTACTGGGTCAAAGGGGGTTGTTCTGTTGGAAATCAAAGGAAGCGTCTTGCTGGGAGCCAACACCTGGGAGCTTCTGGAAAAGGGAGCCAAAGCTGAGTTGATGGCAC contains:
- the TEKT3 gene encoding LOW QUALITY PROTEIN: tektin-3 (The sequence of the model RefSeq protein was modified relative to this genomic sequence to represent the inferred CDS: inserted 6 bases in 4 codons; deleted 1 base in 1 codon; substituted 3 bases at 3 genomic stop codons); its protein translation is MAAGSHLGRIQSLSNLRPWQRSPGPVPDCTGDAAVPDGAATEPDSTAQHSGIELDGSPFPATYAHRRASPAKFPPXISTMASSYKNCFPQHPLPQSFSFLWMLNAFYKAGAINSALAPFSRSSQVLAPSKTLPLISNRTTPFTQYTPDDWYSSNLTNYEQSEASRHDVEHLRVETSRVIQGKFQQTKNXQEXSTKTQGEHAADTGFWKSELCRELEEVAGASSALTDMKNXLERALAGMETPLRVTQECVCHQEKRMGIDLVHDDVEKRLFTEVGVIGSCQERMQRCLDEAAAQLMSNWVAQHELERDLANKRMAHRIDSKCHHLRNTSDGIGCCPGLEQADATISVPESRTMFTDNNLLPSQCEQAASAKLQDIRNLLMVMANEMWQHFSGVSVTFTNRISETAEAKSKTRPXLAKTLQEIFQIKVNIGAIXKAIKDKRCPLKVAQTRLDERTWRPDVELCQDAAQLCLIKEVHEIKEMIPSLQQQLRRAEGVLQVLLRAKLVLEXLAVTASWLSIDQGTCMGMRETSPSTTRLLGYV